A single window of Microbispora hainanensis DNA harbors:
- a CDS encoding SpoIIE family protein phosphatase: MSAETSVPRPREPGLDISDSDLFRGMMSEAPFAFAFFNPDGRFVRVNSTFTELTGHPVELHLDRRPSELLPADLTTLIEAALRRIADESLPITDQRIRTRAGNGDTRHWTVSFYPMRGDDGVVGTAFFGVDVTERQLNEEVLERSEERYRSLVESQQQLVWITSPSGTVAEDAPQWRAITGQGLEEYLAHGWLDAVHPDDRPGTEEAWREALRGRTMFEWSYRVRTRASGYRHFEVRAVPIIRHGRVVEWVGANTDVTPQREAEEMRGRLTDQLGAAALRTARLQGATAQLAEALTVEQVVQVIIDVGRTALAADHSSVALLDLDRATLKLISSGGTPDTRGEEIDLANPNVMTMAVNSRRPVFAESPESLRAQLVDAGADEAQISGFLAQTDERAWVGLPLLAAGRALGALRFAFTRTQKISQEDGVFLEALAGQCALAVERATLFEREHKTAETLQRSLLPERLPVVRGLTLAYRFRSGSRHVQVGGDWYDAFVLQDGRVAAVVGDVMGKGVKAAAGMGRIRNAMRALALTNPPPAAVLTGLDRVFEATEEEEQVTTLAYMVVEPGTGEGTLALAGHPPPLLVSPQGVGLLHETEPGTPLGWATSRKQFRFCVPPGHTAVLYSDGLVENRKRGLDAGLRELSSVVAEAPPEVLISPNMLLDFLVDHMLSGYEQDDDVTVLAVHVPPATKSD; this comes from the coding sequence ATGAGCGCCGAAACCTCCGTGCCCCGGCCCCGGGAGCCCGGTTTGGACATATCAGACTCCGACCTCTTCAGAGGCATGATGTCGGAGGCGCCGTTTGCCTTCGCCTTTTTCAACCCGGATGGTCGTTTCGTCCGGGTCAACTCCACCTTTACCGAGCTGACCGGCCATCCTGTCGAGCTGCATCTTGACCGCCGGCCGTCCGAGTTACTGCCGGCCGACCTGACCACCCTCATCGAGGCGGCGCTGCGCCGGATCGCCGACGAGTCGCTGCCGATCACCGACCAGCGGATCAGGACCCGCGCCGGGAACGGCGACACCCGCCACTGGACGGTGTCGTTCTACCCGATGCGGGGCGACGACGGCGTCGTCGGCACCGCGTTCTTCGGCGTGGACGTGACCGAGCGGCAGCTGAACGAGGAGGTCCTCGAGCGCAGCGAGGAGCGTTACCGCTCGCTGGTGGAGTCGCAGCAGCAGCTCGTGTGGATCACCTCGCCCAGCGGCACGGTCGCCGAGGACGCGCCCCAGTGGCGTGCCATCACCGGCCAGGGCCTGGAGGAGTACCTCGCCCACGGCTGGCTGGACGCCGTGCACCCGGACGACCGTCCCGGCACCGAGGAGGCGTGGCGCGAGGCGCTGCGCGGCCGGACGATGTTCGAGTGGAGCTACCGGGTGCGCACCCGGGCCAGCGGCTACCGGCACTTCGAGGTCCGGGCCGTGCCGATCATCAGGCACGGCCGCGTGGTGGAGTGGGTCGGGGCGAACACCGACGTCACGCCGCAGCGCGAGGCCGAGGAGATGCGCGGCCGCCTCACCGACCAGCTCGGCGCCGCCGCGCTGCGCACCGCCCGTCTCCAAGGCGCGACCGCGCAGCTCGCCGAGGCGCTCACCGTCGAGCAGGTGGTGCAGGTCATCATCGACGTCGGCCGTACGGCCCTCGCCGCCGACCACTCGTCGGTGGCCCTGCTCGACCTCGACCGGGCGACGCTGAAGCTGATCAGCAGCGGCGGCACCCCGGACACCCGGGGCGAGGAGATCGATCTCGCGAACCCCAACGTGATGACGATGGCGGTCAACAGCCGCCGCCCGGTCTTCGCCGAGTCGCCGGAGAGCCTGCGCGCCCAGCTCGTGGACGCCGGCGCCGACGAGGCACAGATCTCCGGGTTCCTCGCGCAGACCGACGAGCGGGCCTGGGTGGGCCTGCCGCTGCTGGCGGCCGGGCGGGCGCTCGGCGCGCTGCGGTTCGCGTTCACCCGGACCCAGAAGATCTCCCAGGAGGACGGCGTCTTCCTGGAGGCCCTCGCCGGTCAGTGCGCCCTGGCGGTCGAGCGGGCCACGCTCTTCGAGCGCGAGCACAAGACCGCCGAGACGCTGCAGCGCAGCCTGCTGCCCGAGCGCCTGCCGGTGGTGCGTGGGCTGACGCTGGCCTACCGCTTCCGCTCCGGCTCCCGGCACGTGCAGGTGGGCGGCGACTGGTACGACGCGTTCGTCCTCCAGGACGGCCGGGTGGCGGCCGTGGTGGGCGACGTCATGGGCAAGGGCGTCAAGGCCGCCGCCGGCATGGGCCGGATCCGCAACGCCATGCGCGCGCTCGCGCTGACCAACCCGCCCCCGGCCGCGGTGCTGACGGGGCTCGACCGCGTTTTCGAGGCCACCGAGGAGGAAGAGCAGGTCACCACCCTGGCGTACATGGTCGTCGAGCCCGGCACCGGGGAGGGCACGCTGGCCCTGGCCGGTCACCCGCCGCCGCTGCTGGTCTCGCCGCAGGGCGTCGGGCTGCTGCACGAGACCGAGCCGGGCACTCCGCTCGGCTGGGCCACGAGCCGCAAGCAGTTCCGGTTCTGCGTGCCGCCGGGTCACACCGCCGTCCTCTACTCGGACGGCCTGGTGGAGAACCGCAAGCGCGGGCTGGACGCCGGACTCAGGGAGCTTTCGTCCGTCGTGGCCGAGGCGCCCCCAGAGGTCCTGATCAGCCCGAATATGCTGCTGGATTTCCTGGTGGACCACATGCTGTCCGGGTATGAACAGGATGATGACGTAACGGTACTCGCGGTCCACGTGCCACCGGCCACGAAGAGTGACTGA
- a CDS encoding LamB/YcsF family protein, with translation MTTGVMDLNADLGEGYGIWRLGDDVALLDLVTSANIACGFHAGDPLIIRRTCAAAVDRGVTIGAQVSYRDLAGFGRREMEIDPEELCSDVLYQLAALDGMARSMGGRVSYVKPHGALYNRACRDEEQAEAVVAAVEAFGAALPILTLPGSALSRVAARHGVPSVAECFADRAYTAEGTLVPRRRPGAVLHDPDEVAARAVRMATEGVVTTIEGGEVRVGARSVCVHGDTPDAVRIAAAVRKALLEAGVTVEPFI, from the coding sequence ATGACCACTGGCGTGATGGACCTGAACGCCGATCTCGGAGAGGGTTACGGGATCTGGCGGCTCGGGGACGATGTGGCCCTGCTCGACCTGGTGACGAGCGCCAACATCGCCTGCGGCTTCCACGCGGGCGACCCGCTGATCATCCGCCGCACCTGCGCGGCGGCGGTGGACCGCGGCGTGACGATCGGCGCCCAGGTCTCCTATCGCGACCTGGCCGGCTTCGGCCGCAGGGAGATGGAGATCGATCCGGAGGAGCTGTGCTCCGACGTGCTCTATCAGCTCGCCGCCCTGGACGGCATGGCCAGGTCGATGGGCGGGCGGGTGTCGTACGTGAAACCGCACGGCGCCCTCTACAACCGCGCCTGCCGCGACGAGGAGCAGGCGGAGGCCGTGGTGGCCGCCGTGGAGGCCTTCGGCGCGGCGCTGCCGATCCTCACGCTGCCCGGGTCGGCCCTCTCGCGGGTGGCCGCCCGTCATGGCGTGCCGTCGGTGGCCGAGTGCTTCGCCGACCGCGCGTACACGGCCGAGGGGACGCTGGTGCCCCGGAGGCGGCCGGGGGCGGTGCTGCACGATCCGGACGAGGTCGCGGCCCGCGCCGTGCGCATGGCCACGGAGGGCGTGGTGACGACGATCGAGGGCGGCGAGGTGCGCGTCGGCGCCCGGTCCGTCTGCGTGCACGGCGACACCCCCGACGCCGTACGGATCGCCGCCGCCGTCCGCAAGGCGCTCCTGGAGGCCGGCGTGACGGTGGAGCCGTTCATCTGA
- a CDS encoding RNA polymerase sigma factor — MSPASSTRSKPSELNEPVIQQLLERGRSQGFLESEDVRKAFEEADIPMSQAAGFLRSLSKEGVTVVVTAADSAAPKRSRGQAKRRTTAPVKKTTKSAAAKESQPETVTAVVTDSAPAAKPAPKKPAPAKPAPPAAKPAAAKAPAKPAPPKKAAPAKPEAPATGPQAKAPKADSKPKSADIADDEDIDLEGDVDIEDFDIEVEDVEIDAEVETDDSDTEAEGEADGDEPKAEALAQSEDEVLILTDDDDDAPVAQVAAAGATADPVKDYLKQIGKVPLLNAEQEVELAKRIEAGLFAEEQLAQEADNLPVDVRAELEWIAEDGHRAKNHLLEANLRLVVSLAKRYTGRGMLFLDLIQEGNLGLIRAVEKFDYTKGYKFSTYATWWIRQAITRAMADQARTIRIPVHMVEVINKLARVQRQMLQDLGREPTPEELARELDMTPEKVIEVQKYGREPISLHTPLGEEGDSEFGDLIEDSEAIVPADAVSFTLLQEQLHSVLDTLSEREAGVVSMRFGLTDGQPKTLDEIGKVYGVTRERIRQIESKTMSKLRHPSRSQVLRDYLD; from the coding sequence GTGTCGCCTGCAAGTTCGACTCGCTCGAAGCCGTCGGAGCTGAACGAGCCAGTGATTCAGCAGCTCCTCGAGCGTGGGCGCTCGCAGGGTTTCCTCGAGTCCGAGGATGTCCGCAAGGCCTTCGAGGAAGCGGACATCCCGATGTCGCAAGCCGCTGGATTCCTGCGCAGCCTCAGCAAGGAGGGTGTGACCGTCGTGGTGACGGCCGCCGACTCCGCGGCTCCCAAGCGTTCTCGAGGTCAAGCCAAGCGCCGCACCACCGCGCCCGTCAAGAAGACCACCAAATCCGCCGCGGCCAAGGAGTCGCAGCCGGAGACCGTGACCGCCGTGGTGACCGACTCCGCGCCGGCCGCCAAGCCGGCGCCGAAGAAGCCCGCGCCGGCCAAGCCCGCGCCGCCCGCGGCCAAGCCGGCCGCCGCCAAGGCGCCCGCCAAGCCCGCGCCGCCGAAGAAGGCCGCGCCCGCCAAGCCGGAGGCCCCCGCCACGGGTCCCCAGGCCAAGGCGCCCAAGGCCGACTCCAAGCCGAAGTCCGCCGACATCGCCGACGACGAGGACATCGACCTCGAAGGTGACGTCGACATCGAGGACTTCGACATCGAGGTCGAGGACGTCGAGATCGACGCCGAGGTGGAGACCGACGACTCCGACACCGAGGCCGAGGGGGAGGCCGACGGCGACGAGCCCAAGGCCGAGGCGCTCGCCCAGTCCGAGGACGAGGTCCTGATCCTCACCGACGACGATGACGACGCGCCCGTCGCCCAGGTGGCGGCGGCCGGAGCCACCGCCGACCCGGTGAAGGACTACCTCAAGCAGATCGGCAAGGTTCCGCTGCTCAACGCCGAGCAGGAGGTCGAGCTCGCCAAGCGGATCGAGGCCGGCCTGTTCGCCGAGGAGCAGCTCGCCCAGGAGGCCGACAACCTGCCCGTCGACGTCCGCGCCGAGCTGGAGTGGATCGCCGAGGACGGCCACCGCGCCAAGAACCACCTGCTGGAGGCCAACCTCCGGCTCGTGGTCTCGCTGGCCAAGCGCTACACCGGCCGCGGCATGCTGTTCCTGGACCTGATCCAGGAGGGCAACCTGGGCCTGATCCGCGCCGTCGAGAAGTTCGACTACACCAAGGGCTACAAGTTCTCCACGTACGCCACCTGGTGGATCCGGCAGGCGATCACCCGGGCCATGGCCGACCAGGCGCGGACCATCCGCATCCCGGTCCACATGGTCGAGGTGATCAACAAGCTGGCCCGCGTCCAGCGGCAGATGCTGCAGGACCTGGGCCGCGAGCCCACGCCGGAGGAGCTGGCCCGCGAGCTCGACATGACCCCTGAGAAGGTCATCGAGGTGCAGAAGTACGGCCGCGAGCCGATCTCCCTGCACACGCCGCTGGGTGAGGAGGGCGACAGCGAGTTCGGCGACCTCATCGAGGACTCCGAGGCCATCGTCCCGGCCGACGCCGTGAGCTTCACGCTGCTGCAGGAGCAGCTGCACTCCGTTCTCGACACGCTGTCGGAGCGCGAGGCGGGCGTGGTCTCCATGCGGTTCGGCCTCACCGACGGGCAGCCGAAGACCCTCGACGAGATCGGGAAGGTCTACGGCGTGACCCGCGAGCGGATCCGCCAGATCGAGTCCAAGACCATGTCGAAGCTGCGCCACCCCTCCCGTTCGCAGGTGCTGCGCGACTACCTGGACTGA
- a CDS encoding ABC transporter family substrate-binding protein, with protein MRARWPVALATLAALWAAGACGVQRGPGEPDNGLAPSPVKAYDINPMARDKVKDGGTLRWGLTDFPTQWNRNHIDGDGTGVKAVTDALMPRTFRSDERGRLTLDTDYVTNARITATSPRQVITYSINPKAKWSDGRPITWTDFAAQWKAMSGHDRDYRVDSTIAYENIQSVARGASDREVVVTLAQPFNEWQSLFTPLYPSSTNATAAAFNADWINHIPVTAGPFRVERLDVKGKTVRLTRNPAWWGNRAKLDAIEFRTVRPDQMVHAFTKGDVDLFEVGPSSDDYARVREAWDAVIRQAAGTQYRQFTFNGESPVLSDARVREAVAAAIDRRGLMQVDLKGLGWPIVTLDNHFLMNSQYGYQANAGQIGAYDPKRAGQLLDQAGWKLSGKTRVKNGKPLTLRFVVPDGIVMSGVEAGVARQMLDRVGIRVDVRKVSFNDFFGKHLIPGDFDITAFAYPSSPFPVSSAFDIYADGERGGRGDDVEWYSNLGRSGSRQIDEAMYRAGSTLDPGKVPGLLNEADRLVWKKVNVLPLYQSPQGVAVRSALANVGANGFFDLRYEDIGYAS; from the coding sequence GTGAGAGCACGATGGCCGGTCGCCCTGGCCACACTGGCCGCTCTGTGGGCCGCCGGTGCCTGCGGCGTGCAGCGGGGGCCCGGTGAACCGGACAACGGGCTCGCCCCCTCCCCGGTCAAGGCGTACGACATCAACCCGATGGCCCGCGACAAGGTCAAGGACGGCGGCACGCTCCGGTGGGGGCTCACCGACTTCCCGACCCAGTGGAACCGCAACCACATCGACGGCGACGGCACCGGAGTCAAGGCGGTGACCGACGCGCTGATGCCCCGCACGTTCCGCTCCGACGAGCGGGGGCGGCTGACGCTCGACACCGACTACGTGACCAACGCGAGGATCACCGCGACCTCTCCCCGGCAGGTCATCACCTATTCCATCAACCCCAAGGCGAAGTGGTCGGACGGCAGGCCGATCACCTGGACCGACTTCGCCGCCCAGTGGAAGGCCATGAGCGGCCACGACCGGGACTACCGGGTCGACTCGACCATCGCGTACGAGAACATCCAGAGCGTGGCCAGAGGGGCGAGCGACCGCGAGGTGGTGGTCACCCTCGCCCAGCCGTTCAACGAGTGGCAGTCGCTGTTCACGCCGCTGTATCCCAGCAGCACCAACGCGACCGCGGCGGCGTTCAACGCCGACTGGATCAACCACATCCCGGTGACCGCGGGGCCGTTCCGCGTCGAGCGTCTCGACGTCAAGGGCAAGACGGTCAGGCTCACCCGCAACCCCGCCTGGTGGGGCAACCGCGCCAAACTGGACGCCATCGAGTTCCGGACCGTGCGCCCCGACCAGATGGTCCACGCGTTCACCAAGGGCGACGTGGACCTCTTCGAGGTGGGCCCGTCCTCCGACGACTACGCGCGGGTCAGGGAGGCGTGGGACGCCGTGATCCGGCAGGCCGCGGGCACCCAGTATCGGCAGTTCACCTTCAACGGGGAGAGCCCGGTCCTGTCCGACGCGCGGGTGCGCGAGGCCGTCGCGGCGGCGATCGACCGCCGCGGCCTCATGCAGGTGGACCTCAAGGGGCTCGGCTGGCCGATCGTGACGCTGGACAACCACTTCCTCATGAACAGCCAGTACGGGTATCAGGCCAACGCCGGACAGATCGGTGCGTATGACCCGAAACGGGCCGGGCAGCTGCTCGACCAGGCGGGCTGGAAGCTGTCGGGCAAGACCCGCGTGAAGAACGGCAAGCCGCTCACGCTGCGCTTCGTCGTGCCCGACGGCATCGTCATGAGCGGCGTCGAGGCAGGCGTCGCCCGGCAGATGCTCGATCGCGTGGGCATCCGGGTCGACGTGCGCAAGGTGTCCTTCAACGACTTCTTCGGCAAGCACCTCATCCCCGGCGACTTCGACATCACCGCATTCGCCTATCCGAGCTCGCCGTTCCCGGTGTCGAGCGCCTTCGACATCTACGCGGACGGCGAGAGGGGCGGCCGGGGCGACGACGTCGAGTGGTACTCCAACCTCGGGCGCAGCGGGAGCAGGCAGATCGACGAGGCCATGTATCGCGCGGGCAGCACGCTCGACCCCGGCAAGGTGCCCGGCCTGCTGAACGAGGCCGACCGGCTGGTCTGGAAGAAGGTCAACGTGCTGCCGCTCTACCAGAGCCCGCAGGGCGTGGCCGTGCGGTCCGCGCTGGCCAACGTCGGGGCCAACGGGTTCTTCGACCTCAGGTACGAGGACATCGGCTACGCCTCCTGA
- the aceE gene encoding pyruvate dehydrogenase (acetyl-transferring), homodimeric type translates to MVEDLDPQETAEWLESLEAVRRAAGPERADYLLRRLATTTRYINTVSTSEEPGYPGDLEMEERIAAYDRWNAAAMITRGSRLGLGGHLATYASAAWLYEVGFNHFFQGGRDQVYFQGHASPGIYARAFLEGRLSEAQLDLFRREPEGGLPSYPHPRSMPDFWQFPTVSMGLGPLNAVYQARFNRYLHNRGIKDTSDSHVWAFLGDGEMDEPEATAALTLAAREGLDNLTFVINCNLQRLDGPVRGNTRIVQELESVFRGAGWHVVKALWGQEWDSLLTSDELVARLGEVPDGQFQTFAASSGAYIRERLFHGIDVPHSDEDLQRIVGGSRAGHEPRKVYAAYRRALDNRGAPTVILVQTVKGWTLGAGIEARNANHQMKKLSKDEFRALRDRLGLPVPDSALDGDLPPYVHPGADSPEARYAAERRRELGGPIPRRTVSYHPLPAPSETPFRALEKGSKQPVATTMAFVRLVKDLMKEPETGRRWVPIVPDEARTFGMESLFPTAKIYSPLGQRYESVDRDLLLAYKEATDGQILLEGITEAGSMASFTAAASSYATHGEVMIPFYIFYSMFGWQRTGDQMWALADQLGRGFLVGATAGRTTMTGEGLQHADGHSHLLASANPACLAYDPAFAYEVGAIVREGLRRMYGPDGEDVFYYLTVYNEPLPQPAMPEGVEEGILRGIYRFSEGGGQAHLLASGTAIHWALEAQRLLREEYGLGVDVWSVTSWSELRRDAMSTEGVPYIRQALAGTEGPVIAVSDWMRAVPDQISPWIDRPWTSLGTDGFGLSGTRESVRKHFGVDPRSIAEAVLKAVKTGQE, encoded by the coding sequence ATGGTAGAAGACCTGGATCCGCAGGAGACCGCCGAGTGGCTCGAATCCCTCGAGGCGGTCCGCCGTGCAGCCGGCCCCGAACGGGCCGACTACCTGCTGAGGCGGCTGGCGACGACCACCCGCTACATCAACACCGTCTCCACCTCCGAGGAGCCCGGCTACCCCGGTGACCTGGAGATGGAGGAACGCATCGCCGCGTACGACCGGTGGAACGCCGCGGCGATGATCACCAGGGGCAGCCGGCTGGGGCTCGGCGGACACCTGGCGACCTATGCCTCGGCCGCCTGGCTGTACGAGGTGGGCTTCAACCACTTCTTCCAGGGCGGCCGCGACCAGGTCTACTTCCAGGGCCACGCCTCCCCCGGCATCTACGCGCGTGCCTTCCTGGAGGGCAGGCTGAGCGAGGCCCAGCTCGACCTGTTCCGGCGGGAGCCCGAGGGCGGGCTGCCGTCGTACCCCCACCCCCGATCCATGCCGGACTTCTGGCAGTTCCCCACCGTCTCCATGGGCCTCGGCCCCCTCAACGCGGTCTATCAGGCCAGGTTCAACCGCTATCTCCACAACCGCGGCATCAAGGACACCTCGGACAGCCACGTATGGGCCTTCCTCGGCGACGGCGAGATGGACGAGCCGGAGGCCACGGCCGCCCTCACCCTGGCCGCCCGTGAAGGGCTCGACAACCTCACGTTCGTGATCAACTGCAACCTGCAGCGGCTCGACGGACCCGTACGCGGCAACACCCGCATCGTGCAGGAGCTCGAAAGCGTCTTCCGGGGCGCGGGCTGGCACGTCGTCAAGGCGCTGTGGGGCCAGGAGTGGGACAGCCTGCTCACCTCCGACGAGCTGGTGGCCCGGCTGGGCGAGGTGCCGGACGGGCAGTTCCAGACGTTCGCCGCGTCGTCGGGCGCCTACATCAGGGAGCGGCTGTTCCACGGGATTGACGTGCCGCACTCGGACGAGGACCTGCAGCGCATCGTCGGCGGGTCCCGGGCCGGCCACGAGCCGCGGAAGGTGTACGCCGCCTACCGCAGGGCCCTGGACAACCGCGGCGCGCCCACGGTGATCCTCGTGCAGACCGTCAAGGGCTGGACCCTCGGCGCGGGCATCGAGGCGCGCAACGCCAACCACCAGATGAAGAAGCTCAGCAAGGACGAGTTCCGCGCGCTGCGCGACCGGCTCGGCCTGCCGGTGCCGGACTCGGCGCTAGACGGCGACCTGCCGCCCTACGTGCACCCCGGCGCCGACTCGCCGGAGGCGCGGTACGCCGCCGAGCGGCGCCGCGAGCTGGGCGGGCCGATCCCCCGCCGCACGGTCTCCTACCATCCGCTGCCGGCCCCGTCCGAGACGCCGTTCCGCGCTCTGGAGAAGGGCTCCAAGCAGCCGGTGGCCACGACGATGGCCTTCGTCCGCCTGGTCAAGGACCTGATGAAGGAGCCGGAGACGGGACGCCGCTGGGTGCCGATCGTGCCCGACGAGGCCCGGACCTTCGGCATGGAGTCGCTGTTCCCCACAGCCAAGATCTACTCGCCCCTCGGCCAGCGCTACGAGTCCGTCGACCGCGACCTGCTGCTGGCGTACAAGGAGGCGACCGACGGGCAGATCCTCCTGGAGGGCATCACCGAGGCCGGGTCGATGGCGTCGTTCACGGCCGCGGCCTCCAGCTACGCCACCCACGGCGAAGTCATGATCCCCTTCTACATCTTCTACTCGATGTTCGGCTGGCAGCGCACCGGCGACCAGATGTGGGCGCTGGCCGACCAGCTCGGCCGCGGGTTCCTCGTCGGCGCCACCGCCGGCCGGACCACGATGACCGGGGAGGGCCTGCAGCACGCCGACGGTCACTCGCATCTGCTCGCCTCCGCCAACCCGGCGTGCCTCGCCTACGATCCCGCCTTCGCCTACGAGGTGGGGGCGATCGTGCGTGAGGGGCTCCGGCGCATGTACGGCCCCGACGGCGAGGACGTGTTCTACTACCTGACCGTCTACAACGAGCCGCTCCCCCAGCCCGCGATGCCCGAGGGCGTCGAGGAGGGCATCCTCCGGGGGATCTACCGGTTCTCCGAGGGCGGCGGCCAGGCCCACCTGCTGGCGAGCGGCACCGCGATCCACTGGGCCCTGGAGGCGCAGCGGCTGCTCCGTGAGGAGTACGGCCTTGGCGTGGACGTGTGGTCGGTCACCTCCTGGAGCGAGCTGCGCCGCGACGCCATGTCCACCGAAGGCGTGCCGTACATCCGGCAGGCCCTGGCCGGGACCGAGGGGCCGGTGATCGCGGTCAGCGACTGGATGCGCGCGGTGCCCGACCAGATCAGCCCGTGGATCGACCGGCCCTGGACCTCGCTCGGCACCGACGGGTTCGGCCTGTCGGGCACCCGCGAGTCGGTCCGCAAGCACTTCGGCGTGGACCCCCGCTCGATCGCGGAGGCCGTGCTCAAGGCGGTCAAGACCGGCCAGGAGTAG
- a CDS encoding GntR family transcriptional regulator produces the protein MLRPPLRDHIRQTVLDGLIHGRWKPGDRIIERRVAAELGVSQAPVREALRELEALRLIESAPNKGARVRGLTRSDLREVYEVRAGLEETAVRLGRPRVGVLRTHLGRLRDAAAGGSLDDQVRHLVAFHREIVKASGNEVLLSVWESLGIEVWSHLSIRLFRMNLHENVGRHEPLVEAFERDDPEVGVLLREHVLGYAPLDPGGR, from the coding sequence GTGCTGCGGCCGCCGCTTCGCGACCATATCCGGCAAACGGTGCTCGACGGCCTCATCCACGGCCGATGGAAGCCCGGCGACCGTATCATCGAGCGTCGTGTGGCCGCCGAGCTGGGTGTCAGCCAGGCCCCCGTGCGTGAGGCGCTGCGCGAGCTGGAGGCGCTCAGGCTCATCGAGTCGGCGCCCAACAAGGGCGCACGGGTCCGCGGGCTCACCCGGAGCGACCTTCGCGAAGTGTACGAGGTGCGGGCGGGCCTGGAGGAGACGGCCGTCCGGCTGGGCAGGCCCCGCGTGGGGGTGCTGCGTACGCATCTCGGCCGCCTGCGCGACGCGGCGGCCGGCGGTTCCCTGGACGATCAGGTGCGGCACCTCGTGGCCTTCCACCGGGAGATCGTGAAAGCCTCGGGCAACGAGGTGCTGCTGTCGGTGTGGGAGTCGCTCGGCATCGAGGTGTGGTCGCACCTGTCGATCCGCCTGTTCCGGATGAACCTGCACGAGAACGTCGGCCGCCACGAACCTCTGGTGGAGGCGTTCGAGCGGGACGACCCCGAGGTGGGCGTCCTGCTCCGCGAGCACGTGCTCGGCTACGCCCCGCTCGACCCCGGAGGCAGGTAG
- a CDS encoding YaaA family protein: MLILLPPSEGKAERGTSAARRLSFPELASPREKVLDALVSLCRTPEARDVLGLSEGQAGEIERNLALPTARTLPVAALYTGVLYDNLGLATLSPEARRRADRRIVVFSALWGLLRPSDRVPPYRLSMGVRLPPMGGLAAFWRPSISAVLDATKGLVVDMRSATYAAAWQPGERGVAVRVLREAAGKRTVVSHMAKATRGVVARALLETPDRPRTAGDLADLLTGLGHRVEPAAPAGRGKPRILDVIVDE, translated from the coding sequence GTGCTCATCCTGCTTCCTCCGTCGGAGGGGAAGGCCGAGCGGGGCACCTCCGCCGCCCGCCGGCTCAGCTTCCCCGAACTCGCCTCCCCGCGCGAGAAGGTCCTCGACGCCCTCGTCTCGCTCTGCCGGACGCCCGAGGCGCGCGACGTGCTCGGCCTGTCGGAGGGGCAGGCCGGCGAGATCGAGCGCAACCTGGCGCTTCCCACGGCACGCACGCTGCCCGTCGCCGCCCTCTACACGGGCGTGCTGTACGACAATCTCGGCCTGGCCACCCTCTCCCCCGAGGCCCGGCGGCGGGCCGACCGGCGGATCGTGGTGTTCTCGGCGCTGTGGGGCCTGCTGCGCCCATCCGACCGCGTGCCGCCCTATCGCCTGTCCATGGGCGTACGGCTGCCGCCGATGGGCGGCCTGGCCGCGTTCTGGCGGCCGTCGATCAGCGCGGTGCTCGACGCGACCAAGGGGCTCGTGGTGGACATGCGCTCCGCGACGTACGCCGCCGCCTGGCAGCCCGGCGAGCGCGGCGTGGCCGTACGGGTGCTGCGGGAGGCGGCCGGAAAGCGGACCGTCGTCAGCCACATGGCGAAGGCCACCCGGGGCGTCGTGGCCCGCGCGCTCCTCGAGACACCCGATCGCCCTCGAACGGCCGGGGATCTCGCCGACCTGCTGACCGGCCTCGGGCATCGCGTGGAACCGGCCGCGCCGGCCGGCCGGGGAAAGCCGCGGATCCTCGACGTGATCGTGGACGAGTGA
- a CDS encoding HhH-GPD-type base excision DNA repair protein → MRIRLAQDPEADELLGRSPLALLIGMLLDQQVPLERAFAGPRTIADRLGRDLDAREIASYDPDQFAALLAATPAVHRYPKAMAARVQALAAYLVEQYDGSAEKVWEDVRDGAGLLRRLLALPGFGRQKAQIFLALLGKQCGVRPDGWREAAGPYGEEGVHRSVADVVDAESLQLVRATKQEAKRAAKK, encoded by the coding sequence ATGCGTATCCGGCTCGCCCAGGATCCCGAGGCCGACGAGCTTCTCGGCCGCAGCCCCCTCGCACTGCTCATCGGCATGCTGCTCGATCAACAGGTGCCGCTCGAGCGGGCCTTCGCGGGGCCCCGTACGATCGCCGACCGGCTCGGCAGGGACCTGGACGCGCGTGAGATCGCCTCTTATGATCCTGATCAGTTCGCGGCTCTGCTCGCGGCGACGCCTGCCGTCCACCGCTATCCGAAGGCCATGGCGGCGCGGGTCCAGGCGCTCGCGGCCTATCTGGTCGAGCAATACGATGGCTCGGCCGAGAAGGTGTGGGAGGATGTCCGCGACGGCGCCGGGCTGCTGCGCCGGCTGCTGGCCCTCCCCGGATTCGGCCGGCAGAAGGCCCAGATCTTCCTGGCCCTGCTGGGCAAGCAGTGCGGTGTGCGCCCGGACGGCTGGCGTGAGGCGGCCGGGCCGTACGGCGAGGAGGGGGTGCACCGGTCGGTGGCCGACGTCGTGGACGCCGAGAGCCTGCAACTGGTCCGCGCGACCAAGCAGGAAGCGAAGCGGGCGGCCAAGAAGTAG